A single window of Dehalococcoidia bacterium DNA harbors:
- a CDS encoding AAA family ATPase → MDKVQELNRLVRARCPIIAINSAESTRVMDSIIDMIVLEAARTHKEHKQLFVWTVSQGLFRVLTKAEKIDGAQCFTGDSVLVTEPNVEPNVEAFLALQNIATQAPDGIYVLKDAHPYLNAPEVLRSLRDCAESLIKQKKTVILLSPHVAVPQDARKDLKVIDWPLPDNTELEAQIDTFIDQQGVSDRLNGGRAQLVRALQGLTANEADQVLAQAVITNGQLDERAISYCIQAKAEIIGESGALEFFPAQIGIEDVGGLDNLKRWLQAAGMANTQDAQAYGMKPARGVLAVGVPGCGKSLTAKMVSRLWNVPLLRLDVGALFGGLVGQSEEQTRDALKIARAVAPCILWIDEIEKALGSGGGEQDGGTSSRVLGSILTWMEENTGSGVFVFATANDIGKLRPELIRRFSEKFFVDLPTVTERATILNIHLHKAKRNPADFDIAAVAEAMVDFTGAEVEETVQQALWRAFPEHRDIDTADLLQVAAETVPLVTTMREQIEAMRQWATRAKSASSAQRVQQQVVRESRRALEM, encoded by the coding sequence ATGGACAAGGTGCAGGAATTGAACAGACTGGTACGGGCACGCTGCCCGATTATCGCTATCAATAGCGCGGAGTCTACCCGCGTTATGGATAGCATCATTGATATGATTGTTCTGGAAGCTGCCCGCACGCACAAGGAACATAAGCAGTTGTTCGTCTGGACAGTCTCACAGGGCTTGTTCCGTGTACTGACCAAAGCGGAGAAGATTGACGGCGCACAATGCTTTACTGGTGACAGTGTATTGGTCACCGAACCGAACGTCGAGCCGAACGTGGAAGCGTTTCTCGCCTTGCAGAACATCGCTACACAAGCACCGGACGGCATCTATGTTTTGAAGGACGCGCACCCGTACCTCAACGCCCCGGAAGTGCTGCGCAGTCTACGCGATTGCGCGGAAAGCCTGATTAAGCAGAAAAAGACGGTGATCCTCTTGTCGCCGCACGTCGCTGTTCCGCAAGACGCCCGCAAGGATCTGAAAGTCATCGACTGGCCGCTACCGGACAATACCGAACTGGAAGCGCAGATCGACACATTCATTGACCAACAGGGCGTGAGTGATCGCCTCAACGGTGGACGGGCGCAACTGGTACGCGCCTTGCAAGGCTTGACGGCAAACGAGGCAGACCAAGTGTTAGCGCAAGCCGTCATCACGAACGGGCAACTGGACGAAAGAGCAATCAGTTATTGCATCCAAGCTAAGGCCGAGATCATCGGCGAGTCTGGCGCACTCGAATTCTTCCCCGCGCAAATCGGGATAGAGGACGTAGGCGGGCTGGACAACTTGAAGCGCTGGTTGCAAGCGGCTGGAATGGCGAATACTCAGGACGCGCAAGCCTACGGGATGAAACCGGCGCGGGGCGTGCTCGCGGTGGGCGTCCCCGGTTGCGGGAAGTCCCTGACCGCTAAAATGGTATCGCGTCTCTGGAACGTGCCGCTCTTGCGCCTGGACGTGGGCGCACTGTTCGGCGGCTTGGTCGGGCAGTCCGAGGAACAGACCCGTGACGCCTTGAAGATCGCCCGCGCCGTTGCGCCGTGCATCCTCTGGATTGACGAAATCGAGAAGGCACTCGGTAGCGGCGGCGGCGAGCAGGACGGCGGCACAAGCTCTCGCGTACTTGGCAGCATCCTCACCTGGATGGAAGAAAACACCGGCTCTGGCGTGTTTGTCTTTGCGACGGCTAACGACATCGGCAAGCTGCGCCCAGAACTGATCCGGCGCTTCTCCGAGAAGTTCTTCGTAGACCTGCCCACTGTTACGGAACGCGCCACAATCCTCAACATTCACCTGCACAAGGCCAAGCGCAACCCCGCCGACTTTGACATTGCTGCCGTAGCCGAGGCAATGGTAGACTTCACCGGCGCGGAAGTGGAAGAAACCGTGCAACAGGCTTTGTGGCGAGCCTTCCCCGAACACCGGGACATCGACACTGCCGACCTGTTACAAGTCGCCGCCGAGACTGTGCCACTGGTAACGACGATGCGCGAGCAGATCGAAGCGATGCGCCAGTGGGCCACCCGCGCCAAGTCTGCCAGTAGCGCCCAACGAGTACAGCAGCAGGTAGTCCGTGAGAGCCGCCGGGCGTTGGAAATGTAA
- a CDS encoding PsbP-related protein has translation METVSKTYTQIEKYVFEIEFQTYTDNIEEEFYAFEFPQEWWQLREDGFESSIYFSPIIYNDTAMVTVTFTREKTEA, from the coding sequence ATGGAAACGGTAAGCAAGACCTACACACAAATCGAGAAATACGTTTTTGAAATCGAGTTCCAGACATACACCGATAATATCGAAGAAGAATTCTACGCCTTCGAGTTTCCTCAGGAATGGTGGCAGTTACGCGAAGATGGCTTTGAAAGCTCGATCTACTTTTCCCCAATCATCTACAATGACACCGCAATGGTGACGGTTACCTTTACCAGAGAGAAAACGGAGGCATAA